In Dasypus novemcinctus isolate mDasNov1 chromosome 10, mDasNov1.1.hap2, whole genome shotgun sequence, one DNA window encodes the following:
- the FADS2 gene encoding acyl-CoA 6-desaturase isoform X3, whose amino-acid sequence MGKGGNQGDGGPEREAPMPTFSWEEIQKHNLRTDKWLVIDRKVYNITKWSSRHPGGQRVIGHYAGEDATDAFRAFHPNLDFVRKFLKPLLIGELAPEESGQDRGKNSQITEDFRALRKTAEDMNLFKTNHLFFLLYLAHILVLEGLAWFILFYFGNGWIPTLITAFVLATSQSQAGWLQHDYGHLSVHKKSTWNHLIHKFIIGHLKGASANWWNHRHFQHHAKPNIFRKDPDVNMLHVFVLGERQPVEYGKKKLKYLPYNHQHEYFFLIGPPLLIPIYFQYQIIMTMIVRKDWVDLAWAVSYYTRFFVTYIPFFGVLGALLFLNFIRFLESHWFVWVTQMNHIVMEIDNEPYRDWFSSQLAATCNVEQSFFNDWFSGHLNFQIEHHLFPTMPRHNFYKIAPLVKSLCAKHGIEYQEKPLMQALQDIIRSLKKSGELWLDAYLHK is encoded by the exons ATGGGGAAGGGGGGCAACCAGGGCGACGGGGGCCCCGAGCGCGAGGCGCCGATGCCCACCTTCAGCTGGGAGGAGATACAGAAGCACAACCTGCGCACCGACAAGTGGCTCGTCATCGACCGCAAGGTCTACAACATCACCAAATGGTCCAGCAGGCACCCGGGGGGGCAGCGGGTCATCGGGCACTACGCAGGGGAAGATGCTACG GATGCCTTCCGCGCCTTCCACCCCAACCTTGATTTCGTGCGCAAGTTCTTGAAGCCCCTGCTGATTGGCGAGCTGGCCCCGGAGGAGTCCGGCCAGGACCGCGGCAAGAAC TCTCAGATCACCGAGGACTTCCGGGCCCTGAGGAAGACGGCTGAGGACATGAACCTGTTCAAGACCAACCACCTGTTCTTCCTCCTCTACCTGGCCCACATCCTTGTCCTGGAGGGCTTGGCGTGGTTCATCCTTTTTTACTTTGGCAATGGCTGGATTCCAACTCTTATCACGGCCTTTGTCCTTGCTACCTCTCAG TCCCAAGCTGGATGGCTGCAACATGATTATGGCCACCTGTCTGTCCACAAGAAATCCACGTGGAATCACCTTATCCACAAGTTCATCATTGGCCACTTGAAG GGCGCCTCCGCCAACTGGTGGAACCATCGCCACTTCCAGCACCACGCCAAGCCCAACATCTTCCGCAAGGATCCGGACGTGAACATGCTGCATGTGTTTGTCCTGGGCGAGCGGCAGCCCGTTGAG TACGGCAAGAAGAAGCTGAAATACCTGCCCTACAACCACCAGCACGAGTACTTCTTCCTGA TTGGGCCGCCGCTGCTCATCCCCATCTATTTCCAGTACCAGATCATCATGACCATGATCGTCCGCAAAGACTGGGTG GACCTGGCCTGGGCCGTCAGCTACTACACCCGCTTCTTCGTCACCTACATCCCTTTCTTTGGTGTCCTGGGAGCCCTCCTTTTCCTCAACTTCATCAG gttcctggAGAGCCACTGGTTTGTGTGGGTCACACAGATGAACCACATCGTCATGGAGATCGACAACGAGCCTTACCGTGACTGGTTCAGCAGCCAG CTGGCCGCCACCTGCAACGTGGAGCAGTCCTTCTTCAACGACTGGTTCAGCGGGCACCTTAACTTCCAGATCGAGCACCA CCTCTTCCCCACGATGCCCCGGCACAACTTCTACAAGATTGCCCCGCTGGTGAAGTCACTGTGTGCCAAGCACGGCATCGAGTACCAGGAGAAGCCGCTGATGCAGGCCCTGCAGGACATCATCAG GTCGCTGAAGAAGTCGGGGGAGCTGTGGCTGGACGCCTACCTCCACAAATGA
- the FADS2 gene encoding acyl-CoA 6-desaturase isoform X1: protein MGKGGNQGDGGPEREAPMPTFSWEEIQKHNLRTDKWLVIDRKVYNITKWSSRHPGGQRVIGHYAGEDATDAFRAFHPNLDFVRKFLKPLLIGELAPEESGQDRGKNSQITEDFRALRKTAEDMNLFKTNHLFFLLYLAHILVLEGLAWFILFYFGNGWIPTLITAFVLATSQSQAGWLQHDYGHLSVHKKSTWNHLIHKFIIGHLKGASANWWNHRHFQHHAKPNIFRKDPDVNMLHVFVLGERQPVEDLAWAVSYYTRFFVTYIPFFGVLGALLFLNFIRFLESHWFVWVTQMNHIVMEIDNEPYRDWFSSQLAATCNVEQSFFNDWFSGHLNFQIEHHLFPTMPRHNFYKIAPLVKSLCAKHGIEYQEKPLMQALQDIIRSLKKSGELWLDAYLHK from the exons ATGGGGAAGGGGGGCAACCAGGGCGACGGGGGCCCCGAGCGCGAGGCGCCGATGCCCACCTTCAGCTGGGAGGAGATACAGAAGCACAACCTGCGCACCGACAAGTGGCTCGTCATCGACCGCAAGGTCTACAACATCACCAAATGGTCCAGCAGGCACCCGGGGGGGCAGCGGGTCATCGGGCACTACGCAGGGGAAGATGCTACG GATGCCTTCCGCGCCTTCCACCCCAACCTTGATTTCGTGCGCAAGTTCTTGAAGCCCCTGCTGATTGGCGAGCTGGCCCCGGAGGAGTCCGGCCAGGACCGCGGCAAGAAC TCTCAGATCACCGAGGACTTCCGGGCCCTGAGGAAGACGGCTGAGGACATGAACCTGTTCAAGACCAACCACCTGTTCTTCCTCCTCTACCTGGCCCACATCCTTGTCCTGGAGGGCTTGGCGTGGTTCATCCTTTTTTACTTTGGCAATGGCTGGATTCCAACTCTTATCACGGCCTTTGTCCTTGCTACCTCTCAG TCCCAAGCTGGATGGCTGCAACATGATTATGGCCACCTGTCTGTCCACAAGAAATCCACGTGGAATCACCTTATCCACAAGTTCATCATTGGCCACTTGAAG GGCGCCTCCGCCAACTGGTGGAACCATCGCCACTTCCAGCACCACGCCAAGCCCAACATCTTCCGCAAGGATCCGGACGTGAACATGCTGCATGTGTTTGTCCTGGGCGAGCGGCAGCCCGTTGAG GACCTGGCCTGGGCCGTCAGCTACTACACCCGCTTCTTCGTCACCTACATCCCTTTCTTTGGTGTCCTGGGAGCCCTCCTTTTCCTCAACTTCATCAG gttcctggAGAGCCACTGGTTTGTGTGGGTCACACAGATGAACCACATCGTCATGGAGATCGACAACGAGCCTTACCGTGACTGGTTCAGCAGCCAG CTGGCCGCCACCTGCAACGTGGAGCAGTCCTTCTTCAACGACTGGTTCAGCGGGCACCTTAACTTCCAGATCGAGCACCA CCTCTTCCCCACGATGCCCCGGCACAACTTCTACAAGATTGCCCCGCTGGTGAAGTCACTGTGTGCCAAGCACGGCATCGAGTACCAGGAGAAGCCGCTGATGCAGGCCCTGCAGGACATCATCAG GTCGCTGAAGAAGTCGGGGGAGCTGTGGCTGGACGCCTACCTCCACAAATGA
- the FADS2 gene encoding acyl-CoA 6-desaturase isoform X2 — protein sequence MAVPGRSGREPESRERGDAFRAFHPNLDFVRKFLKPLLIGELAPEESGQDRGKNSQITEDFRALRKTAEDMNLFKTNHLFFLLYLAHILVLEGLAWFILFYFGNGWIPTLITAFVLATSQSQAGWLQHDYGHLSVHKKSTWNHLIHKFIIGHLKGASANWWNHRHFQHHAKPNIFRKDPDVNMLHVFVLGERQPVEYGKKKLKYLPYNHQHEYFFLIGPPLLIPIYFQYQIIMTMIVRKDWVDLAWAVSYYTRFFVTYIPFFGVLGALLFLNFIRFLESHWFVWVTQMNHIVMEIDNEPYRDWFSSQLAATCNVEQSFFNDWFSGHLNFQIEHHLFPTMPRHNFYKIAPLVKSLCAKHGIEYQEKPLMQALQDIIRSLKKSGELWLDAYLHK from the exons ATGGCCGTCCCTGGGCGCAGCGGAAGAGAGCCGGAGAGCCGAGAGCGCGGG GATGCCTTCCGCGCCTTCCACCCCAACCTTGATTTCGTGCGCAAGTTCTTGAAGCCCCTGCTGATTGGCGAGCTGGCCCCGGAGGAGTCCGGCCAGGACCGCGGCAAGAAC TCTCAGATCACCGAGGACTTCCGGGCCCTGAGGAAGACGGCTGAGGACATGAACCTGTTCAAGACCAACCACCTGTTCTTCCTCCTCTACCTGGCCCACATCCTTGTCCTGGAGGGCTTGGCGTGGTTCATCCTTTTTTACTTTGGCAATGGCTGGATTCCAACTCTTATCACGGCCTTTGTCCTTGCTACCTCTCAG TCCCAAGCTGGATGGCTGCAACATGATTATGGCCACCTGTCTGTCCACAAGAAATCCACGTGGAATCACCTTATCCACAAGTTCATCATTGGCCACTTGAAG GGCGCCTCCGCCAACTGGTGGAACCATCGCCACTTCCAGCACCACGCCAAGCCCAACATCTTCCGCAAGGATCCGGACGTGAACATGCTGCATGTGTTTGTCCTGGGCGAGCGGCAGCCCGTTGAG TACGGCAAGAAGAAGCTGAAATACCTGCCCTACAACCACCAGCACGAGTACTTCTTCCTGA TTGGGCCGCCGCTGCTCATCCCCATCTATTTCCAGTACCAGATCATCATGACCATGATCGTCCGCAAAGACTGGGTG GACCTGGCCTGGGCCGTCAGCTACTACACCCGCTTCTTCGTCACCTACATCCCTTTCTTTGGTGTCCTGGGAGCCCTCCTTTTCCTCAACTTCATCAG gttcctggAGAGCCACTGGTTTGTGTGGGTCACACAGATGAACCACATCGTCATGGAGATCGACAACGAGCCTTACCGTGACTGGTTCAGCAGCCAG CTGGCCGCCACCTGCAACGTGGAGCAGTCCTTCTTCAACGACTGGTTCAGCGGGCACCTTAACTTCCAGATCGAGCACCA CCTCTTCCCCACGATGCCCCGGCACAACTTCTACAAGATTGCCCCGCTGGTGAAGTCACTGTGTGCCAAGCACGGCATCGAGTACCAGGAGAAGCCGCTGATGCAGGCCCTGCAGGACATCATCAG GTCGCTGAAGAAGTCGGGGGAGCTGTGGCTGGACGCCTACCTCCACAAATGA